The genomic window ATGGCGGTGACCCGCACCACCCGGCCGACGTATTGCATCTCGAACAGGACTTCGGACACTGGCGGCGTGGGACTACATATTGCGGCGGTACTGTCCGCCGGCCTCGAACAGGGCGTGGGTGATCTGGCCGAGGGAACAGCAGCGCACCGCGTCCATCAGGACCGCGAAAATATTTTCTCCCGCGATCGCGGCTCCCTGCAGGCGCTTGAGCATGGCCGGGGCCTCGTGCGCGTGGCGCCGGTGAAAATCGGCGAGCCGGGCGATCTGGCTTTCCTTTTCGCCCTCGGTCGAGCGGGCGAGCTTGGGCGCCTCCGGGATCGCTTCGCCCGAGGGATTGAGGAACGTGTTGACGCCGACGATCGGCAGCCGCCCGTCGTGCTTGAGCGTTTCGTAGTAAAGAGACTCTTCTTGAATCTTGGCGCGCTGGTAGCCGGTTTCCATGGCGCCCAGCACGCCGCCGCGTTCGGCAATGCGTTCGAATTCGGCCAAGACCGCCTCCTCCACCAAGTCGGTCAACTCGTCGATGACGAACGCGCCCTGGTTGGAGTTCTCGTTGTTGGCGAGGCCCCACTCGCGGTTGATGATGAGCTGAATGGCGAGCGCGCGCCGCACCGATTCCTCGGTCGGCGTGGTGATCGCCTCGTCGTAAGCGTTGGTGTGCAGGCTGTTGCAGTTGTCATAGGTGGCGATCAGCGCCTGCAGGGTGGTGCGGATGTCGTTGAACGACATTTCCTGGGCGTGCAGCGAACGGCCCGAGGTCTGTAGGTGGTACTTGAGCCGCTGCGAGCGTTCGCCCGCGTCGTACTTCTCGCGCATGGCGACCGCCCAAATACGCCGCGCGACCCGGCCCATGACCGTGTATTCCGGGTCCATGCCGTTGGAGAAGAAGAAGGAAAGATTGGGCGCGAAGTCGTCGATCTTCATGCCGCGCGCGAGATAGGCCTCGACGTAGGTGAAGCCGTTGGCGAGCGTGAAGGCGAGCTGCGAGATCGGGTTCGCCCCGGCTTCGGCGATGTGATAGCCGGAGATCGAGACCGAATAGAAATTTCTGACCCGCCGCTGGATGAAGTATTCCTGGATGTCGGCCATCATGCGGAGCGCGAATTCGGTCGAAAAGATGCAGGTGTTCTGGCCCTGGTCTTCCTTGAGAATGTCGGCCTGGACGGTGCCGCGGATGTTTTCGAGCACGGTTTGCGCGATGCGCGCGCGCTCGTCGTCGCCGGGCGCGCGTCCGTGCTCCTTGGCGAACCGTTCGAATTGCTGGTCGATGGCGGTATTGAAGAACATGGCGAGGATGGTCGGCGCCGGGCCGTTGATGGTCATCGAGACCGAGGTCGACGGCGCGCACAGCTCGAAGCCGTCGTAGAGCGCCTTCATGTCGTCGAGGGTGGCGATCGAGACGCCCGAATTGCCGACCTTGCCGTAAATGTCGGGCCGCCGGTCGGGATCGAAGCCATAGAGCGTTACGGAATCAAACGCGGTCGAAAGGCGCGTCGCGGCGGCATGCGCCGACAGCGCCTTGAAACGGCGGTTGGTGCGGAACGGATCGCCCTCGCCCGCGAACATGCGGGTCGGGTCCTCGTCCGCGCGCTTGAACGGGAACACACCGGCGGTGAAAGGAAAGCGCCCGGGCAGGTTTTCGCGCCACAACCAGCGCAGCAGTTCGCCCTCGTCTTCGTAGCGCGGCAGCGCGATGCGCGGAATGGGAAGACCCGAGAGGGACGCGCGCTTGAGCGCGACCGTGGTTTTCCCGGAAGCAATTTCATCGCCTAAGTAGGCGTCACGGGTATTCGGCCAGTCGTCGAGCAACGCGCGGCTCCGCGGATCGAGGGCGGTTTCGCGCTCCCGGATCAGGGAATCGAGCGCGCCGGCGTTCGCGCCCGAAGCTTCCAGCATCCGGCGCGTTTCGCGCAGTTGCTGGCGCTCGCGCGCGAGCCGGGCCTGGGCTTCGCCCCGTCGGCGCCAGGTGCGCACCGCATCGGCGACCTCGGCGAGATAGCGCACGCGCTCCGGCGGCACGATCGCCCGTCCGGGCTGCGAGTGGCGAGCCGTCGGCGGCGGCGATTGGTCGGGAAACTGACGCAGCCCCTTGGACTCGAATTGGCGCAGGATTTCGCGGTAGACCGATGTCACGCCCGGATCGGCGAAACGCGAGGCGATGGCCCCGAATACCGGCATCTCGTCCGGCTTCCGGTCGAAGGCTTCGCGGTTGCGCTGGACCTGCTTTTGCACGTCGCGCAGCGCGTCGGCGGCGCCGCGCCGGTCGAACTTGTTGATCACCACGATGTCGGCATGGTCGAGCATCTCGATCTTTTCGAGTTGGCTCGCAGCGCCGAATTCCGGCGTCATGACATAAAGCGACACGTCGGCGAGATCGGCAATGCCGCTGTCGGCCTGGCCGATGCCGGGAGTCTCGACGATCACCAGGTCGAAGCCGGCCGCCTTGCACGCGGCGACGATGTCGCCGATCTGAGCCGGGATTTCATGTTCCGCGCCGCGCGTGGCGAGCGAGCGCATGAATACGTTGGGCGCGGCGATGGCGTTCATGCGGATGCGGTCGCCGAGCAGCGCGCCGCCGGTCCGCTTGCGGGTCGGATCGACGGCGATGACGGCGATCTTGGGTTCGCCGTCGTAAACGCGGAAGCGCCGGACGATTTCGTCGTTGAGCGAAGATTTGCCCGCCCCGCCGGTTCCGGTGACGCCGATCACCGGCACGTCGCGGCGCTCGTCCGCCGAAGCGCGAATATCCGCAAGCTGATGGGGTTTCAGGCCGCCTAATTCGATCGCGGTAATGACGCGCGCGAGCGCGGCGTGATCGCCCGTCTTGAAGGCGGCGAGGTCCGGCGCCCCTCCGGCGACGAGATCGCGCGCCGAACGGCGGATCATGTCGTCGATCATGCCGCGGAGGCCGAGCGCTTGGCCGTCGGCGGGCGAATAGATGCGCGTGACACCGTAGTCGTGCAGTTCCTTCATCTCGGCGGCGACGATCACGCCCCCGCCCCCGCCGAACACGCGAATGTCGCCGCGTCCCTTGGCGCGCAACAGGTCGATCAGGTACTTGAAATATTCGACGTGGCCGCCCTGGTAGGAACTGACGGCGACCGCGTGCGCGTCTTCCTGGATGGCGGCGACCGCGACGTCCTCGGCCGAGCGGTTGTGACCGAGGTGAATGACCTCGGCGCCGGCGGCCTGGAGGATGCGGCGCATGACGTTGATCGAGGCGTCGTGGCCGTCGAACAGGCTGGCGGCGGTGACGAAGCGCACCGGGGCCGTGCGCTTTTCAGGATGCGCCCCTCCCGGAGCGCGGTGGGTGCCGGGCTCGTGTTCGCGGTGGGGACTTTTGGCTTTCCCGTCGTCGGGCACGGTCGATCTCCGTAGGCGGCGCGCGGGCGAATCGTCATGCGAATGCATGCCTATCGGCATGACGCGCGCGTCATATGATGCGCCCCTACCGGCGCACGGCGGATTGTAGCCCAGTTTGGGGCTTTCGGCGCGCCTTCCGTTGACGTTAACGTAAATCAGCCCGTCCTCGGGGTCAAAGCCCCCCGCGCCACGGTGGCGCGTTCCGGTCCCGCCCCTTATGATTCGCGGCCATGAACGACCTTGGTAAGCGCCGCCCCGCTGCGTCCCTTGCTCCCGCCGACGACAAGCCCGCCCCCCTGGGCGGCTTTCCGCGCGTGCGTATGCGCCGCAACCGGCGCGCCGCGTGGGTACGGGATTTGGTCCGGGAACACGCCCTCGCGCCTTCCGACTTGATCTGGCCGGTGTTCGTCGTGGAAGGAACCAAGGCGCGCCAGCCGGTGCCGTCCATGCCCGGGGTCGAGCGGCTTTCCATCGACGTATTGGTGGAACAGGCGGCCGAAGCCAAGCACCTCGGCATTCCCGCCTTGGCCGTCTTTCCCCAAATCGCCGACAACCTCAAAACCCCGGACGCGCGCGAAGCCTATAATCCCGACAATCTGGTCTGCCGCGCGGTGCGGGCGCTGAAAAAAGCCCACCCCGATCTCGGCGTCGTGTGCGACGTGGCGCTCGATCCCTTCAACAGCGACGGCCACGACGGCTTGGTGCGCGACGGAAAAGTTCTCAACGACGAAACGGTCGCGGTTCTCCGCCGCCAGGCGGTGGTCCAGGCCGAAGCCGGCTGCGACGTGATCGCCCCTTCGGACATGATGGATGGACGCATCGGCGCGGTGCGCGACGCGCTCGACGCGGCCGGCCTCAAGGACGTGAACGTGCTCGCCTACGCCGCCAAGTACGCGTCCGCCTTCTACGGGCCGTTCCGCGACGCGGTCGGTTCCTCGGGCGCGCTCAAGGGCGACAAGAAAACCTATCAGATGGACCCCGCCAACACCGACGAAGCGCTGCGCGAGGTCGCCCTCGACATCGCCGAGGGCGCCGACATGGTGATGGTTAAGCCGGGGCTGCCCTATCTCGACGTGCTCCGGCGGGTGAAGGACGCGTTCAAAATGCCGACGTTCGTCTACAACGTCAGTGGCGAATACGCGATGCTCAAAGCCGCCGGGCAAAACGGCTGGTTGGATGCCGAGCGCGCGATGACGGAAACCCTGGTCGCGTTCAAGCGCGCCGGGGCCGACGCCATCCTCACCTATCACGCGATCGAGGCGGCGCGATTGCTGGCGAAGGCGAAGCCTTAGATTTTGACCTTGATGTCGAGCAGGCGCTCGACGTCCAGGATGACCAACAGCCGGTCTTTGAGGCGGTAGACGCCGTCGCAATACTCGCGCCAGCGCGCATCCAGCGTTCCCGGCGTCGATTCGTAGAGATCGTTCGACAGGCTGATCACGTCGCCGATCTTGTCCACCAGCAGGGTGTATAGATCGGGACCGTTTTCGACCGTCACCGCCATGTTGTCGTCGTGCTTGCCGTCGTTGCGGGGCGGCATGCCGAGGCGCGTGCGCACGTCGATCACGGTTACGATGCGACCGCGCAAATTGATCGAGCCGCGTACTTCGGGCGGCGCGAGCGGTATCTTGGCGATCTTTTCCGGCTTCAGGATGTCTTGGACCTTGAGGACCGGAATCCCGAACAACTGGTTGCCGACGATGAAGGTGGTGAAATCCTGCTGGCTGGCGCTCGTCGCAACTTCGCCGGGATTGATCGGGGCAAGGGCTTGGGCCATCGGCATTCTCCGCGGTCGATCGATCGTGCCCACAACATAGAAAGTCGAATGGCCGCCGCAAAGGGGGGAAAACCCCCTATGTGTCTCGCTCGATGGTTAAGAATTCCGGGGTGCCAGCCAGTCCGCCACGGCGGCGATTTGCTCTTCGGCCATGAGGGCGGGCGCATGGCCCACGCCGGGGAATGTGACGATTTCCGCTCTGGGTCCCGCCCCATCGGGGCCGCCTACGGCCATGGCGCGTGCGGTATCGGCGCTCAACACCTTGGAATTCTCGCCTCTCAGGACCAGGACCGGCACCCGCAACTTCGCCCACACCGCCCATAAATCGGCGTCCGCGTCGGCCGTCTTTCGGAACGGAACGGCCAGCGCCGGATCGTAGCGCAGCCGGAACCCTCCCCCCGACTCGGCGCGCACGCTGTGTCGGGCCAAGTGGGCCCAGTCCTCCTCGCCGAGCGGACCGAAGCCATCGTGCACCGAACGCACGTAGGCGACTGCCGCATCGAAATCGGGAAAGAAAGGATCGGTGCCGAGATAGGCTGCGATATCTTGCAGCGCCGACTTGGCGATGAAGGGGCCGATGTCGTTCATCACCAGCCGGCCCACCGGCGAATTCGGCTTGGCCGCAAGCAGCAGGCCGATCAGGCCGCCCATGGAGGTGCCGACCCAATCGATCGTTTCGACCCCGAGCCTCGCGATCAACACCGCCATGTCGGCGAGATATTGGGGCGCGGCGTAGTCGTCCGGGTTGGACAACCGACCGCTCAATCCGCGTCCGACCACGTCGGGACAGATCACGCGGCTTCCCCGCGCCGCCAACGCGCGCGCGAGAAAATCGAAATCGCGGCCCTGGCGCGTGAGCCCGTGGACGCAGACGACGACGCGGGAGCTGTCCGGCGAGCCCCATTCGACATAGGCGATTTTATGGAATCCATCGGGACCGAGTCCGAGCACATGCCCGGCGCGCGGGCGAATCCCCGCGCAAAGATCATTGGAAGGCGCCCCTATCGGGGCGTGCGGTTCCGATTTCATGTCAACCGATGATGGATGGCTTGCCGGTGGCCCGCAACCATCCCGGCGCCAGCGTGCGGATTTTTCACGAATTGCGAATGGGCCTGTCGAAAAATGTATCGTCGAAAAATGTATACAATACGATTGACCTGGTACGAACCAATGCCGAAACTGGTGGTTTAACGACCCACCCCCGAAAATCGATCGAATAGCGATGAACGTCGTTCCGCCGTCTTCTTCTCCCGCGTCATCCGGCGCCGCTCCGGCGTCATCGCCTTACTTGCTTGAAGTCGACGATTTGCATGTTCATTTCGTGACCTCGCGCGGGATCGTACGCGCGGTCGAGGGCATCTCCTATCGGGTGCGCCCGGGCGAGGTGGTGGCGCTGGTCGGCGAATCCGGTTGCGGTAAATCCGTGTCCGCGCTCGCTGTCATGCGTCTGCTTGCCAAACCTGCCGGCCGCATTGTCAAGGGCCGCGTCCTGTTTCAGGGACGCGATCTGCTGACCCTGTCCGAAGACGACATGCGCGAGTTGCGCGGGCGCGACATCGCCATGGTTTTCCAGGAACCAATGACGTCGCTCAATCCGGTGCTGACCATCGGTTTTCAGATCATGGAAACGCTGATCATTCACTTCGGGTGGGACGAAGCGCGCGCCCGGGCTCGGGCGCTGGAGTTGATGAAACTGGTCGGCATTCCCGACGGCGAACGTCGCCTCGATCAATACCCGCACCAGTTCTCCGGCGGCATGCGTCAGCGGGCAATGATTGCGATCGCGCTTGCTTGCAACCCCAAGCTGATCATCGCCGACGAGCCGACCACCGCTCTCGACGTGACCATCCAGGCGCAGATCCTGAAATTGATGAAGGATCTGTCGCGCGATCTCGGCATCGCGCTGGTGGTCATCACCCACAATCTCGGCGTAGTGGCGCGCTACGCCGACCGGGTCAACGTCATGTACGCCGCGCGTATCGCCGAACAAGCGTCGGCGGACAAACTGTTCGCGACCCCCCGCCATCCCTACACCCAGGGACTGATGCGCTCGGTGCCCCGGCTTGACAAGCCACGCACCGCCCGGCTCGAAACCATCGAGGGCCTGCCGCCCAACCTGCTCGATCCGCCCGCCGGTTGCCGTTTCGCCGAGCGTTGCTTCGCCGTCGCCGACGAATGCCGAAATCGCGTGCCCCCTCTCGAGGAAGTATCGGCCGACCATCATGCCGCCTGCTGGCGGGTCCGAGAGTTCGCGACTGCCAAGCGTGCCGCGACCGCGCCGGCGACCGTTGTGGAACGGACCAGTGCGGCCGCTTCCGCGACCCCGGTGATCGAAGTGCGGGACCTCGCCAAGCATTTCGCGGTCAAGGCGAAGGGAATCACCGGCGGCAGTGCCGTCGTGCGTGCCGTCAGCAACGTGTCGTTCCAGGTTCCGGCGGGCCGTACCCTGGGGCTGGTCGGCGAGTCCGGTTGCGGAAAGACGACCGTCGGCCGCCTGATCCTGAACCTGGAGACACCGACGGCGGGACGGGTGATGTTCGAAGGACGCGACTTGGCCGAAGGCGGCGCGGACGGAATCAAGGCGATGCGCCGGCGCGTGCAAGCGGTATTTCAGGATCCGTACAGCTCCCTCAATCCACGTATGACCGTCGGCCAGATCATCGCCGAGCCGCTGCTGGTCCACAAATTGGTCGACGGACGCAAGGCGGCCAAGGAACGCGTCGCCGAACTTCTCGCCGGCGTCGGCCTTTTCCCGTACATGGCGGAGCGCTACCCGCACGAACTTTCGGGCGGCCAGCGCCAGCGCGTCGGCGTGGCCCGCGCGCTCGGCATGAATCCGTCCTTCATCGTTTGCGACGAACCGGTATCGGCGCTCGACGTCTCGATCCAGGCGCAGATCATCAACTTGCTCGAGGATTTGCAGACGCAATTCGGCATCGCCTACCTGTTCATTGCCCACGATCTTGCGGTCGTGCGTCACATCGCGCACCAAGTCGCCGTCATGTATTTGGGACGGATCATGGAAGTGGCGGATCGGGACGCGCTCTACGACTCCCCCATCCATCCCTACACCCAGGCGCTGCTTGCCGCCGCGCCCACGCCCGATCCGGAAGCGGAAAAGCGCCGCCCGCACGCGCTGCTCGCGGGCGAGGTGCCGAGCCCTTTGTCGCCACCCCCCGGCTGCGTGTTCAGTACCCGTTGCCCGCGCGCGACCGATGCTTGTAAAGTAACGGTTCCGGACCTGAAGACCGTCGGTCCTGGCCACCAAGCGGCTTGTCTATTGGTTTAAAACGGCGCGTTCGCAAGGACGCGTGACGTCAACAGCTTACAGGGAGGAAATTACGATGAAACTTCATTTGGTTGTTATGGCCGCGGTCGCGACCGCTCTGCTTGCGCCGATTTCCGCCGGTGCCCAAACCCCGAAGAAGGGCGGTGAGTTGAAATTCGCGGTATCGGCCGAACCGCCCGACTACGATTGCCACAAAAACACGTCGTTCGCGTTCATTCATCCGGTGCGGCCGCACTACTCCACCTTGCTCAAGTTCGACGAGGCGAAATACCCGGCGATCATCGGCGATTTGGCCCAATCCTGGCAGGTGTCGCCCGACAATCTGACCTTCACCTTCAAGCTCAAGCCGAACGTCAAGTTCCACGACGGCTCGACGTTGACCTCGGCCGACGTCAAGGCGAGCTACGAACGCATCGTCAATCCGCCCCAAGGCGTGATCAGCATCCGCAAGGCGTCCTACGCCGATATCGGCGCAATCGAGACTCCCGATCCCCTGACCGTCGTGTTCAAGCTTAAGAAGCCGAACGCGGGCATGCTTGCCCAATTCGCTTCGCCCTGGGATTGCATCTATAGCGCGGCCAAACTCAAGCAGGATCCCAAGTTCCCGGAAAAGAACATCCTCGGCACCGGGCCGTTCAAGTTCGTCAGCCATACCGCGGGCTCGCA from Rhodospirillales bacterium includes these protein-coding regions:
- a CDS encoding methylmalonyl-CoA mutase encodes the protein MHSHDDSPARRLRRSTVPDDGKAKSPHREHEPGTHRAPGGAHPEKRTAPVRFVTAASLFDGHDASINVMRRILQAAGAEVIHLGHNRSAEDVAVAAIQEDAHAVAVSSYQGGHVEYFKYLIDLLRAKGRGDIRVFGGGGGVIVAAEMKELHDYGVTRIYSPADGQALGLRGMIDDMIRRSARDLVAGGAPDLAAFKTGDHAALARVITAIELGGLKPHQLADIRASADERRDVPVIGVTGTGGAGKSSLNDEIVRRFRVYDGEPKIAVIAVDPTRKRTGGALLGDRIRMNAIAAPNVFMRSLATRGAEHEIPAQIGDIVAACKAAGFDLVIVETPGIGQADSGIADLADVSLYVMTPEFGAASQLEKIEMLDHADIVVINKFDRRGAADALRDVQKQVQRNREAFDRKPDEMPVFGAIASRFADPGVTSVYREILRQFESKGLRQFPDQSPPPTARHSQPGRAIVPPERVRYLAEVADAVRTWRRRGEAQARLARERQQLRETRRMLEASGANAGALDSLIRERETALDPRSRALLDDWPNTRDAYLGDEIASGKTTVALKRASLSGLPIPRIALPRYEDEGELLRWLWRENLPGRFPFTAGVFPFKRADEDPTRMFAGEGDPFRTNRRFKALSAHAAATRLSTAFDSVTLYGFDPDRRPDIYGKVGNSGVSIATLDDMKALYDGFELCAPSTSVSMTINGPAPTILAMFFNTAIDQQFERFAKEHGRAPGDDERARIAQTVLENIRGTVQADILKEDQGQNTCIFSTEFALRMMADIQEYFIQRRVRNFYSVSISGYHIAEAGANPISQLAFTLANGFTYVEAYLARGMKIDDFAPNLSFFFSNGMDPEYTVMGRVARRIWAVAMREKYDAGERSQRLKYHLQTSGRSLHAQEMSFNDIRTTLQALIATYDNCNSLHTNAYDEAITTPTEESVRRALAIQLIINREWGLANNENSNQGAFVIDELTDLVEEAVLAEFERIAERGGVLGAMETGYQRAKIQEESLYYETLKHDGRLPIVGVNTFLNPSGEAIPEAPKLARSTEGEKESQIARLADFHRRHAHEAPAMLKRLQGAAIAGENIFAVLMDAVRCCSLGQITHALFEAGGQYRRNM
- the hemB gene encoding porphobilinogen synthase — its product is MNDLGKRRPAASLAPADDKPAPLGGFPRVRMRRNRRAAWVRDLVREHALAPSDLIWPVFVVEGTKARQPVPSMPGVERLSIDVLVEQAAEAKHLGIPALAVFPQIADNLKTPDAREAYNPDNLVCRAVRALKKAHPDLGVVCDVALDPFNSDGHDGLVRDGKVLNDETVAVLRRQAVVQAEAGCDVIAPSDMMDGRIGAVRDALDAAGLKDVNVLAYAAKYASAFYGPFRDAVGSSGALKGDKKTYQMDPANTDEALREVALDIAEGADMVMVKPGLPYLDVLRRVKDAFKMPTFVYNVSGEYAMLKAAGQNGWLDAERAMTETLVAFKRAGADAILTYHAIEAARLLAKAKP
- a CDS encoding chemotaxis protein CheW yields the protein MAQALAPINPGEVATSASQQDFTTFIVGNQLFGIPVLKVQDILKPEKIAKIPLAPPEVRGSINLRGRIVTVIDVRTRLGMPPRNDGKHDDNMAVTVENGPDLYTLLVDKIGDVISLSNDLYESTPGTLDARWREYCDGVYRLKDRLLVILDVERLLDIKVKI
- a CDS encoding alpha/beta hydrolase, producing the protein MKSEPHAPIGAPSNDLCAGIRPRAGHVLGLGPDGFHKIAYVEWGSPDSSRVVVCVHGLTRQGRDFDFLARALAARGSRVICPDVVGRGLSGRLSNPDDYAAPQYLADMAVLIARLGVETIDWVGTSMGGLIGLLLAAKPNSPVGRLVMNDIGPFIAKSALQDIAAYLGTDPFFPDFDAAVAYVRSVHDGFGPLGEEDWAHLARHSVRAESGGGFRLRYDPALAVPFRKTADADADLWAVWAKLRVPVLVLRGENSKVLSADTARAMAVGGPDGAGPRAEIVTFPGVGHAPALMAEEQIAAVADWLAPRNS
- a CDS encoding ABC transporter ATP-binding protein; translated protein: MNVVPPSSSPASSGAAPASSPYLLEVDDLHVHFVTSRGIVRAVEGISYRVRPGEVVALVGESGCGKSVSALAVMRLLAKPAGRIVKGRVLFQGRDLLTLSEDDMRELRGRDIAMVFQEPMTSLNPVLTIGFQIMETLIIHFGWDEARARARALELMKLVGIPDGERRLDQYPHQFSGGMRQRAMIAIALACNPKLIIADEPTTALDVTIQAQILKLMKDLSRDLGIALVVITHNLGVVARYADRVNVMYAARIAEQASADKLFATPRHPYTQGLMRSVPRLDKPRTARLETIEGLPPNLLDPPAGCRFAERCFAVADECRNRVPPLEEVSADHHAACWRVREFATAKRAATAPATVVERTSAAASATPVIEVRDLAKHFAVKAKGITGGSAVVRAVSNVSFQVPAGRTLGLVGESGCGKTTVGRLILNLETPTAGRVMFEGRDLAEGGADGIKAMRRRVQAVFQDPYSSLNPRMTVGQIIAEPLLVHKLVDGRKAAKERVAELLAGVGLFPYMAERYPHELSGGQRQRVGVARALGMNPSFIVCDEPVSALDVSIQAQIINLLEDLQTQFGIAYLFIAHDLAVVRHIAHQVAVMYLGRIMEVADRDALYDSPIHPYTQALLAAAPTPDPEAEKRRPHALLAGEVPSPLSPPPGCVFSTRCPRATDACKVTVPDLKTVGPGHQAACLLV